The Leptospira tipperaryensis genomic sequence TTTCAAAGGGGAACGCGCTTTCCCTCACGAAGAAATGTATCGAAAGACGATTCGTTTTGGAATGGATTTTGAGAAGATTATGAAATCGGGAACAAAAGTTTTCATTCATACGTTAAGAGCCATTCCGAAGAGCGATTCTCTGAAGAATAAGTTTCGTCTTGCGAGATTGATCGCCGAAACCGCAAAGGCTTTTTTGGAAGACGAGAGAGATCGAGGAAGAGGGCTCAATACCGAAAGAATGCAAAGAGTTCTTAGGAATTGGAATATGAAAGAAATCTTATTTACTGAAAAAGATTTCGAGAATCCCGAGACCGTGGAGCAGATCATCCTAAATTCTTCTTCGGTACCTCCCGTTGTTTCCGTTCAGAGTCACGGAAAGGAATACTACTTCGACGGAGGACTTACAAACAACCTCCTCTTAGAAGCCTTTCCTCCCGACAGTAAGACGATAGGAATTTACTACGAGCCCACGACGATCGTAGGAAAGGATCCAAAACTTTTGGAAAGATGTTTTTTACAAACCCCTTCCGAACCTCTACCGATCACCTCCTTCGATTATACGGATCCGATCGGGGTCCGAGGCGCTTACGAACTCGGAAAACAAGACGCTCGTCTTCAAAAAGAAAAAATTTTCGAATATCTCAAGAGAGACTGGGCCAAAGCCGTATCTTCTCTCAAATCCAGATAGAATTCCTTCTTAAATAAAGTAGAATATTCTAAAATTCAAAAGTATTTTTTTAGAACCTCGCCTTCAGACGTCTCTTATCCGAATCTCCAATCCATTCCTCTCTCTGAGAAAATCAAACCTCCCTTTCTCGACGCTTTTCCCCTGGAGTTTGAAAAAACCCTTTTGAGGCGAATTCAAAAACGGGCTTCGCGTTCTATCTTTTGGGATTCAAAAATTGGGAAGAGGTTTTTTACGCGGACAAGAGAAACGAAGAGAAATTCGAGGGAAAGAAACATTCTTTTGAATTCAAATTGTAAGGAAAGTAAAAGTAAAAGTGTAAAACTTCAGGAATATGAAAAAATGAATTCAAAGAACATAAATGTGTCAGATTCTCCTTGACCGTATACTACATCGTTCTATTTTTTTCAAACCTTGGGACTGATGGGGCGAAGCTGTACAACGTGCCGGTCCAAATTTAACTATACAAATATTTAGTATTTTTTCATTCTTCCCTCATGCGTTTCTTGTTAGAAAAGAAGGGAAGATTCCTTTTAGTTCGGCATCCCTATGATCCGGAAGCCTTTGAGTTCGTAAGAAAGCTCCCGAAGGTCCAATGGGACCCGATAAGGAAACATTGGGTGCTTCCGTTTTCAGAGTCGACCTTAGAAGTTTTCCAAAAGTTAGATTCTTCGAAGGTAGAACTCAAGGGAGAATTGGAACTCCGGAGTTGGATCAAAGCTCTGCGGTTGAAGAATGCTTCCAGGAGAACGATTCAATCCTATTATTCAAACGTAATCTCACTTTTGAGATGGTCTGGGAAGAATCCGAAGGAGATCGAAAAGAAAGACGTCTTAAAGTTTCTCGAAGTTTCCTTTCTGGAAAAGCACTTGAGTGCTACCACCATTTCCTTAAGAATTCAAGCTTTGAATTCTTATTTTGGCATTCATCTCGGAAAACCTTGGTTTAAGAATCTTTCAAGACCCAAGAGAGAACAAAAACTTCCGGACATTCTTTCTACTTTAGAAGTTTATAATATTCTTACCGCACTTCCAAATCCCAAACATAGGCTTTTACTTTCTTTTTGTTACGCGAGCGGTTTAAGGGTGAGTGAACTCGTAAAACTGAGGCCCGAAGACATTGATGAAACGAGGATGAGCTTAAAAGTAAGGGAAGGAAAAGGGAAGAAGGATCGTTTTACGATGCTCTCTCAGGCTTGCGCCTCTCTCTGGAAAGAATTTCGTTTGGTCCATCCTTACGAAGAATGGGTTTTTCCCGGACAGGATCCGTCCAAACATATTCACATTCGAACTGCGGAGAAAATCTTCGAGATGGCAAGTAAGAAAGCCGGAATCAAAAAAAACGTGAGCATCCATGGCCTTCGTCACGCTTTTGCAACGCACCTTCTCGAAGCCGGCACCAACATTAAACACATTCAGTTTTTGTTGGGCCACAAAAGCGTTAGGACCACGGAACTCTACACTCGAGTCAGCCAAGTTCGCCTCACCCAAGTTGCAAGCCCTCTCGACCTTCTAAATCTCAAAAAGAATTAGGCGTTTATACGCCCTTCGGCTATTATAGCGTCTTTGGGGTTTTATACGAAGTTCGCCAGTGCTGATTTTATTTTACACTCAGATAGTTTGAGTTATCTGCCATGCCGCGCCCCTTCCATTATAGCGCCTGCCGTCCGTGGCAGGCGATTATCGATCTATTTGATTAAAAAGCTTTAGCATTTTTAATTATCATTCGAAATTACTAAGAGAGGTTCTAT encodes the following:
- a CDS encoding tyrosine-type recombinase/integrase; protein product: MLPFSESTLEVFQKLDSSKVELKGELELRSWIKALRLKNASRRTIQSYYSNVISLLRWSGKNPKEIEKKDVLKFLEVSFLEKHLSATTISLRIQALNSYFGIHLGKPWFKNLSRPKREQKLPDILSTLEVYNILTALPNPKHRLLLSFCYASGLRVSELVKLRPEDIDETRMSLKVREGKGKKDRFTMLSQACASLWKEFRLVHPYEEWVFPGQDPSKHIHIRTAEKIFEMASKKAGIKKNVSIHGLRHAFATHLLEAGTNIKHIQFLLGHKSVRTTELYTRVSQVRLTQVASPLDLLNLKKN
- a CDS encoding patatin-like phospholipase family protein, whose translation is MPPVLDDSIAFERRQESQTRFGEAFQGLWMENEISFAIAGGGCKAFYGLGFGHEMKSWGLKFREVSGVSAGAAMVLCLICDGEEECVSFFEAIVRKNPQNFYLSRLFKGERAFPHEEMYRKTIRFGMDFEKIMKSGTKVFIHTLRAIPKSDSLKNKFRLARLIAETAKAFLEDERDRGRGLNTERMQRVLRNWNMKEILFTEKDFENPETVEQIILNSSSVPPVVSVQSHGKEYYFDGGLTNNLLLEAFPPDSKTIGIYYEPTTIVGKDPKLLERCFLQTPSEPLPITSFDYTDPIGVRGAYELGKQDARLQKEKIFEYLKRDWAKAVSSLKSR